In a single window of the Arachis hypogaea cultivar Tifrunner chromosome 6, arahy.Tifrunner.gnm2.J5K5, whole genome shotgun sequence genome:
- the LOC112698295 gene encoding zinc finger BED domain-containing protein RICESLEEPER 2-like, translating into MFIYVPTPHTAEVLSEVLVDCLMDWNLDRKVSTLTVDNCSTNDVMIDNILTKMSHRNFILGGKLFHMRCCAHILNLIVKDGLQLISHAIERMRDSVHYWTATPKREEKFKETCAQLKIPYTKNLCLDCKTRWNSTFFMLEVAIMYRDVFERLSLRESQYKSLPSEKDWDMADEIFQRLMIFFDVTELFSGTTYPTSNLYFPKVCVIKLALMEWKHCGNEIIEMMATSMITKFEKYWGVINTVMAIGTLLDPRYKMYLLNFFFHKIYGKTEACVVISQVKRVVQDLVLEYATKGRERDQAAQLDMPPPPSISLSSKGRKFSHEDWQADFAAHVSEESAFIDTKSELDYYLEERPVPQTEHDFDILNWWKSNGAKFPTLQAIARDFLAIPISTVASESSFSTGGRFVTPHRSRLRTDTLEALMCNQDWLWNELGTTMNIGFECYTIHNIEGDVDDSSKSDSTITTIT; encoded by the exons ATGTTTATATATGTGCCGACTCCCCACACGGCTGAGGTACTTTCAGAGGTTCTTGTGGATTGTTTGATGGATTGGAATCTTGATAGGAAGGTATCCACTTTGACTGTTGATAATTGCAGTACTAATGACGTTATGATTGATAATATTTTGACTAAAATGTCACATAGAAACTTCATCTTGGGTGGTAAATTATTTCACATGCGATGTTGTGCGcatatattaaatttgattgtCAAGGATGGGTTACAACTTATTTCACATGCTATTGAAAGGATGAGGGATAGTGTTCATTATTGGACTGCAACacctaaaagagaagaaaaatttaagGAAACATGTGCGCAACTTAAAATACCTTACACAAAAAATCTTTGTCTTGATTGTAAAACTAGGTGGAATTCAACATTTTTTATGCTTGAAGTTGCAATTATGTATAGAGATGTATTTGAAAGATTGTCATTGCGTGAGAGTCAATATAAATCTTTGCCTAGTGAGAAGGATTGGGATATGGCGGatgagatttttcaaagattgatgATATTTTTTGATGTGACTGAATTGTTTTCTGGAACAACTTATCCTACATCAAATCTTTATTTTCCTAAGGTTTGTGTGATTAAGTTGGCTTTGATGGAGTGGAAACATTGTGGAAATGAGATAATTGAAATGATGGCTACTAGTATGATAACTAAGTTTGAAAAGTATTGGGGTGTGATTAATACAGTTATGGCTATTGGGACTCTTTTGGATCCTAGGTACAAGATGTAtttattgaatttcttttttcATAAAATATATGGTAAGACGGAGGCATGTGTTGTAATTAGTCAAGTAAAAAGGGTAGTGCAAGATTTAGTTTTAGAATATGCAacaaagggaagagagagagaccaAGCTGCTCAATTAGATATGCCGCCACCACCATCAATTTCTTTAAGTTCAAAGGGGAGAAAGTTCAGTCATGAAGATTGGCAAGCTGATTTTGCTGCACATGTAAGTGAGGAATCCGCATTTATTGATACAAAGAGTGAGTTGGATTATTATCTTGAAGAGAGACCGGTACCACAAACTGAACATGATTTTGATATCTTAAATTGGTGGAAGTCAAATGGAGCGAAGTTTCCGACTTTGCAAGCTATTGCTAGGGATTTTTTGGCGATTCCTATCTCTACCGTTGCCTCTGAATCTTCATTTAGTACGGGTGGTCGATTTGTTACGCCACATCGTAGTAGGTTGCGTACGGACACATTAGAGGCTCTAATGTGTAATCAAGATTGGCTTTGGAATGAACTTGGCACCACAATGAACATAGGATTTGAGTGCTACACAATTCATAACATTGAAGGAGATGTTGAT GATTCAAGTAAGTCGGATTCTACCATCACTACCATTACATGA